In Aspergillus oryzae RIB40 DNA, chromosome 6, one genomic interval encodes:
- a CDS encoding putative MFS transporter (permease of the major facilitator superfamily), with protein MREEKKHSDTVAHAIPTHRADDAAEYLEGHAGVADTQDVDISALRRKIDYRIIPFMFCCYVLQFLDKVMLNYAAVMGIKKDLGLVGNDFSNTATWFFIAYLIAEVPNVYLLQKTPAAKWLGLNVTLWGVAAAASAGAHDYRSLLVSRIFLGIFEATIGPSLMLLSSQFYTRSEQAPRFTFWYLGLGVAQIIGGIISFGFQQVHHSFAGWRIMFLVLGLVTMLVGVLTMFFIPDTPMKARWLSEREKVALLRHVSVNQTGVWSSQIDMRQIWEAVGDVQLWLLTLTTICTSVSSGVVTTYSATLINGFGFTPPHSALLNTPSGIVSIFFTLAVGIGIRRISHRWAWFIFCTIPGITGGALMSFLPKHNKAGVLIGIYLVNAIVATLPILYQWTMANCAGHTKRAFSSALVAGSFSVGNIIGPQTFQARDAPEYRPAKIAVLATQAAAGTLAFVLFLYYVWENRRRASTADEGEEEVIDETKWAGLTDKENRWFRYVY; from the exons atgagagaggaaaagaaacattccGACACCGTGGCGCACGCCATCCCAACCCACCGAGCCGACGATGCAGCCGAATACCTGGAGGGACATGCCGGGGTGGCAGACACCCAGGATGTAGACATAAGCGCATTGCGTCGCAAGATCGATTACCGCATTATCCCGTTCATGTTCTGTTGCTACGTGCTGCAGTTTCTGGATAAAGTGATGCTGAAC TATGCTGCGGTTATggggataaagaaagatctCGGGTTAGTGGGCAATGATTTCTCGAATACGGCGACGTGGTTCTTTATTGCGTATTTGATTGCGGAGGTTCCTAATG TgtatcttctccaaaagaCCCCCGCTGCGAAGTGGCTCGGCCTGAATGTTACCCTCTGGGGTGTTGCGGCAGCTGCCTCTGCTGGCGCCCATGATTATCGGAGCTTACTCGTTTCGCGGATCTTCCTTGGTATCTTCGAGGCCACCATCGGACCCTCGTTGATGCTTCTCAGTAGCCAATTCTACACGCGCAGCGAACAGGCCCCGCGGTTCACCTTCTGGTACCTCGGACTAGGCGTGGCGCAGATCATCGGGGGCATCATCTCGTTTGGGTTTCAGCAGGTGCATCACTCGTTTGCCGGGTGGAGGATTatgtttcttgtcttggGACTTGTGACGATGCTGGTCGGGGTGCTGACGATGTTTTTCATTCCCGATACGCCGATGAAGGCGCGGTGGTTGAGCGAGCGCGAAAAGGTGGCGTTGTTGCGCCATGTCAGTGTGAATCAGACCGGCGTGTGGAGTAGTCAGATCGATATGAGACAGATCTGGGAGGCGGTTGGGGATGTGCAGTTGTGGTTGTTAACCTTGACTACCATTTGC ACGTCTGTATCCTCCGGCGTGGTCACGACATACTCAGCAACCCTAATCAACGGCTTCGGGTTTACGCCTCCGCACTCGGCACTCCTTAATACACCCTCGGGCATCGTCAGTATCTTCTTTACGTTGGCCGTCGGCATCGGTATCCGTAGGATTTCCCACCGCTGGGCTTGGTTTATCTTCTGCACTATTCCCGGCATCACCGGGGGCGCGCTTATGTCGTTCCTGCCGAAGCATAACAAGGCCGGTGTCTTGATTGGCATTTACCTTGTCAATGCGATCGTCGCTACGCTGCCCATTCTCTACCAGTGGACGATGGCGAACTGTGCCGGACACACGAAGCGCGCGTTCTCCAGTGCGCTCGTGGCTGGCTCGTTCTCCGTGGGCAATATCATCGGTCCGCAGACCTTCCAAGCGAGGGATGCGCCAGAGTATCGCCCGGCGAAGATCGCCGTGTTGGCCACGCAGGCAGCGGCGGGCACCCTGGCGTTTGTGCTGTTTTTGTATTATGTATGGGAGAATCGGAGGCGTGCGAGCACTGCGGAtgaaggcgaggaagaggtgatAGATGAGACGAAGTGGGCTGGGTTGACTGATAAGGAGAACCGATGGTTTCGGTATGTGTATTAG
- a CDS encoding uncharacterized protein (predicted protein) → MGWVHHAAPEVEAQSQYREILGVCLSLTVLMVITVSLRLGLRAHARRLGAADYVMFMSMALVEAIPLTWSSSSASFTALFVSPVSISIKNIRPALTSTESRYGLGLPLNLRPKQNLPIYKKLNYAGRPFYQIGIAGFKASLCLSYLRLLTKTSLSIYRILIWTVLTISTLGHIAGALALIFNCRPVQLAWRTDITGTCLPVGGTFYGLAIFTIICDLMIIFLPIPLLLRLKIKPAQKAGVVCLFLLGLFTTICSIMRLTQIHRVAYGDGNSTALVLWGTIEFNVGNIITCIPYLAPLLKGLVRDFRSNSKAYESQGHYVLESWKDPRSQLRSTASAPVHPRRTPSEELIMDSLGPSHGGIEMTVEVRVSLESL, encoded by the exons ATGGGCTGGGTGCACCATGCCGCTCCGGAGGTCGAGGCCCAGTCCCAGTATCGGGAGATACTGGGTGTCTGTCTTAGCTTGACTGTTTTGATGGTCATTACTGTCTCTCTGCGGTTGGGTCTGCGGGCGCATGCGCGTCGACTGGGCGCTGCGGATTATGTGATGTTCATGAGTATG GCTTTGGTAGAGGCGATCCCATTAACCTGgtccagctcttcagcgTCATTTACAGCGCTCTTTGTATCTCCCGTAAGTATCTCAATAAAAAATATCAGACCAGCGCTCACATCCACAGAAAGCAGATACGGGCTGGGACTGCCACTCAACCTGCGCCCGAAACAAAACCTACCAATCTATAAAAAG CTCAACTACGCCGGTCGACCCTTCTACCAAATCGGCATCGCCGGCTTCAAAGCCTCGCTCTGCCTCAGCTATCTACGCCTCCTCACCAAAACCTCACTATCCATCTATCGAATCCTCATCTGGACAGTtctcaccatctccacaCTAGGCCACATCGCCGGCGCACTGGCTTTAATCTTCAATTGTCGTCCT GTCCAACTCGCCTGGCGAACAGACATAACAGGCACCTGTCTCCCCGTCGGAGGCACATTCTACGGTCtcgccatcttcaccatcatctgcGACCTCATGATCATCTTCTTACCGATCCCGCTCTTGCTCCGCCTGAAGATCAAACCCGCCCAGAAAGCGGGCGTCGTGTGTTTGTTCCTCCTAGGACTGTTCACGACCATCTGTTCGATCATGCGATTAACCCAGATCCACCGCGTAGCTTATGGGGACGGGAATTCCACTGCGTTGGTGCTTTGGGGGACGATTGAGTTTAATGTGGGT AACATCATCACCTGCATTCCCTACTTAGCACCGCTGTTAAAGGGGCTGGTTCGGGATTTCCGATCGAATAGTAAAGCGTACGAGAGTCAGGGTCATTATGTTTTGGAATCATGGAAGGATCCCCGATCTCAGTTGCGATCGACTGCATCAGCACCGGTGCATCCGAGACGAACACCTAGCGAAGAGTTAATCATGGATAGTCTGGGGCCTAGCCATGGGGGGATCGAGATGACGGTCGAGGTGCGGGTGTCATTGGAGA GCCTTTAG
- a CDS encoding uncharacterized protein (predicted protein), whose protein sequence is MKVQHLSSPFLLFLLPAIATALTDFAPNPASSLNPTVAERDTTVSNAAVDGLAAPKVSPKGTLDAPVDGKDGRPHAGPWVETNAERDRKKTGTAKTEEQADTKSAEHTGPDGKPIPHSNDGVMDDPHRTGPKEGTRGTEGGVSEKQKGSTDSGEKVPDRPKEAPPLPHSEQQKAPASEDKEGKTSDSKMGVVEKPADLPEKPHDIPHPKSPPSVNDDPLGLNTPKGSTGQIPGTPEEPVDVLHSLLASFTMIVVSEIGDKTFLVAALMAMRHPRLLVFSAAFAALFVMTVLSAILGHAVPTLIPKSMTKFLAAILFFAFGLKMLKEGREMSPDEGVGEEMKEVEMELEEKEQEQLRRTRRRSSVTPHSLESGRAGRGKSRSAGNRLPSPPESLSSSSSRGSSPSRGRRLDDMLSGMNNLFSLLLSPAWVQTFVMTFLGEWGDRSQIATIAMAAGQDYWWVTVGAISGHGLCTAAAVIGGSAIAGRVSMRVVTLGGAVAFLVFGAIYLIEALY, encoded by the exons ATGAAGGTTCAGCACCTCTCGTCGCcgtttctcctctttctcctccctgcCATCGCGACGGCCCTGACAGACTTCGCCCCGAATCCGGCGAGCTCGCTCAATCCTACCGTTGCAGAGCGCGATACCACAGTCTCTAATGCCGCCGTAGACGGACTCGCGGCCCCCAAAGTCTCCCCAAAAGGGACGCTGGACGCCCCGGTTGACGGCAAAGATGGCCGGCCTCATGCTGGTCCTTGGGTCGAGACCAATGCGGAACGGGATCGTAAGAAGACAGGCACCGCgaagacggaggagcagGCGGACACCAAGTCCGCGGAGCATACGGGCCCCGACGGCAAACCAATTCCTCACTCCAACGATGGGGTCATGGATGATCCGCACCGGACAGGTCCGAAGGAGGGCACGCGTGGAACAGAGGGCGGAGTGtcggagaagcagaagggcAGCACAGATTCAGGCGAGAAAGTGCCAGATCGCCCGAAGGAGGCCCCTCCCTTACCTCATAGTGAGCAGCAGAAGGCTCCTGCGTCCGAGGACAAGGAAGGCAAGACCTCTGATTCCAAAATGGGCGTCGTTGAG AAACCCGCCGATTTGCCTGAGAAACCACACGACATCCCTCATCCCAAATCCCCGCCGTCCGTGAACGATGACCCCCTTGGCCTCAATACTCCAAAGGGCTCTACCGGCCAGATCCCTGGTACACCTGAAGAGCCTGTGGATGTGTTGCACTCGCTCCTTGCCTCGTTTACTATGATTGTGGTCTCCGAGATTGGCGACAAGACATTTTTGGTGGCTGCCTTGATGGCTATGCGTCACCCACGTCTCCTGGTTTTCTCTGCCGCCTTCGCCGCGCTTTTTGTCATGACCGTTCTGTCAGCCATTCTCGGACACGCCGTTCCGACACTGATCCCCAAGTCTATGACCAAGTTCTTGGCCGCCATCCTGTTTTTCGCGTTTGGACTGAAGATGCTGAAGGAAGGCCGAGAGATGTCGCCCGACGAAGGTGTTGgcgaggagatgaaggaggtcGAGATGGAActtgaggaaaaggaacaggaGCAACTGCGTAGGACTCGGCGTCGCTCATCCGTGACCCCTCACTCTCTGGAATCAGGCCGTGCTGGACGCGGCAAGTCTCGTTCGGCGGGCAACCGTCTGCCTTCGCCGCCCGAgagcctttcttcttcttcgtcccgGGGATCTTCCCCCTCGCGGGGTCGTCGCCTGGATGACATGCTCTCTGGCATGAACAATCTTTTCTCGCTTCTTCTCAGCCCTGCATGGGTTCAAACGTTCGTCATGACCTTCCTTGGTGAATGGGGTGACCGCAGTCAAATCGCGACCATCGCGATGGCCGCGGGACAAGATTACTGGTGGGTGACGGTCGGTGCGATCTCTGGGCACGGGCTCTGCACCGCTGCAGCAGTGATCGGCGGAAGTGCTATTGCAGGTCGCGTCAGCATGCGAGTCG TGACTCTCGGCGGCGCTGtggctttcttggtcttcggaGCTATCTACTTGATAGAAGCTCTTTATTAG
- a CDS encoding putative MFS multidrug transporter (synaptic vesicle transporter SVOP and related transporters (major facilitator superfamily)), giving the protein MKDTTPTQGTADQLQTNAATTSPPVPDAPYSIFDKRQKWLIIAIVSTAATFSGFASNIYFPALPTIADDLGVSLELVNLTVTSYLIFQGLAPSLWGPVSDVKGRRIAYICTFIVFLGACIGLALSKNYATVIVLRCLQSTGSASTIAIGSGVIGDITTRAERGGFIGIFQAGLLVPVAVGPVIGGALAGSLGWHSVFWFLTIYCSVFLVLLIALLPETLRSVVANGSTTPSNPLTRYPLNIYQRTTKAQWKLEDDSDASRPAARKRIDLTGPLRMLITKHAAPIILFLAVYYAVWQMSITAMSSLFKDRYGLGETQIGLAFIANGVGSMIGTLVAGKILNMDYQRVKENYETSLHAEAANDGSDSEDDFPIEKARLRLVPVFSILQCLSIILFGWTIQYPDRVHIAVPIVSTFITGWTAVSTQSVIMTYLVDIFPDRSAAASASLNLARCLFAAGGTSFIMPMVNGVGVGVAFTICVAMVSAKSLVTLVFGATLAAATLSPASSNTKGKCPGTLNCDRT; this is encoded by the exons ATGAAAGACACCACGCCTACTCAGGGTACGGCAGACCAATTGCAGACTAATGCTGCGACAACGTCACCGCCGGTTCCGGATGCACCTTACAGCATCTTCGATAAACGACAAAAATGGTTAATCATTGCGATTGTTTCCACTGCTGCGACCT TCTCAGGTTTCGCGTCAAATATCTACTTCCCAGCTCTACCAACCATTGCAGATGATCTCGGTGTTTCGCTCGAACTTGTTAACTTGACAGTTACTTCATACCTTATCTTCCAGGGGCTAGCACCGAGTCTGTGGGGTCCAGTGTCAGATGTAAAGGGGCGTCGAATCGCCTACATCTGTACATTCATTGTATTTCTGGGCGCGTGCATTGGTTTGGCGCTGAGTAAGAATTATGCTACAGTTATTGTTCTGCGATGCCTTCAGAGCACAGGTAGCGCCAGTACGATTGCCATTGGCTCCGGTGTGATTGGCGATATCACTACACGCGCCGAGCGCGGTGGTTTCATTGGAATCTTTCAAGCAGGGCTACTCGTTCCTGTTGCTGTAGGACCAGTGATTGGAGGCGCCCTAGCTGGATCATTAGGATGGCATTCAGTCTTTTGGTTCCTCACCATCTACTGCAGCGTTTTCTTGGTCCTGCTCATTGCTCTCTTACCCGAAACCCTCCGATCAGTTGTTGCCAACGGAAGCACAACGCCATCGAACCCATTGACCAGATATCCGTTGAACATCTACCAAAGAACGACCAAAGCACAATGGAAATTAGAAGACGACTCAGATGCCTCTCGCCCAGCAGCAAGGAAACGCATCGATCTCACTGGTCCCCTCCGAATGCTCATAACCAAGCACGCAGCTcccatcatcctcttcctggccgTCTACTACGCCGTCTGGCAAATGAGCATCACCGCGATGtcctcgcttttcaaagaCCGCTACGGTCTCGGTGAAACCCAAATCGGCCTCGCCTTCATAGCCAACGGCGTAGGCTCCATGATCGGAACCCTAGTGGCAGGCAAAATCCTAAACATGGACTACCAACGAGTCAAGGAAAACTACGAAACTTCGCTTCACGCTGAGGCTGCGAATGATGGATCTGACAGTGAAGATGACTTCCCGATTGAAAAGGCTCGTCTTCGACTCGTTCCTGTGTTCTCAATCTTACAATGCCTCTCGATTATTCTCTTCGGTTGGACAATTCAGTATCCCGATCGTGTCCATATCGCTGTTCCTATCGTTTCTACTTTTATCACGGGCTGGACGGCTGTCTCTACCCAGTCTGTTATTATGACTTATCTAGTCGATATCTTTCCTGATAGAAGTGCGGCGGCGAGTGCCAGTCTTAACCTCGCGAGATGTCTgtttgctgctggtggtACCAGTTTCATCATGCCCATGGTcaatggtgttggtgttggggTGGCGTTTACGATATGTGTCGCT ATGGTCTCTGCTAAATCCCTGGTCACTCTTGTCTTCGGCGCCACTTTGGCGGCCGCCACCCTCTCCCCGGCCTCATCGAACACTAAGGGCAAGTGCCCTGGCACACTCAACTGCGACCGTACGTAG
- a CDS encoding uncharacterized protein (predicted protein) → MRFEIPILVALTAGGSIVSAIKLPLTYCVQVIPEVISGLNPDRIYEHARTKVCSAGCVVKVSDYQSKGREMGIQIIDEQSKEMGAPELSSEYTKVLDSIYNTALEKCEAKQLGETNICDVDPAQGRKIGQCVKRNMLSIVFDQPEAFWSILTTKCEEQYRFFSNEDLWEIKFPQYLEKFARERC, encoded by the coding sequence ATGCGATTCGAAATACCTATCCTCGTCGCTCTCACCGCTGGTGGAAGTATAGTCTCCGCCATTAAGCTTCCTTTGACCTACTGCGTCCAGGTAATCCCCGAGGTTATCAGTGGCCTCAACCCGGACAGAATCTATGAACACGCAAGAACCAAAGTATGTAGCGCCGGATGCGTAGTCAAGGTGTCCGACTACCAGAGCAAAGGGCGTGAAATGGGCATACAGATCATCGACGAGCAGTCAAAGGAGATGGGCGCTCCTGAACTGAGCTCGGAGTATACCAAAGTACTCGATTCCATTTACAACACGGCTTTGGAAAAGTGTGAAGCTAAGCAGCTTGGAGAGACCAACATTTGCGATGTGGACCCTGcgcaaggaagaaagatcgGGCAATGCGTGAAGCGCAACATGTTGAGCATTGTGTTCGACCAACCTGAGGCCTTTTGGTCGATTCTCACGACAAAGTGTGAGGAGCAGTACCGGTTCTTTTCCAATGAAGATTTGTGGGAGATAAAGTTTCCACAGTACCTGGAGAAGTTTGCTAGAGAACGATGCTGA
- a CDS encoding cytochrome P450 (cytochrome P450 CYP3/CYP5/CYP6/CYP9 subfamilies), which produces MNDERIVLTQDKGQSYTAQLLYLIVAGYIAHTVYYAYWGPTARIQGPWLARFTRLWELLKVSKGHFEQVNIDLHKKYGPIVRISPNTFSISDPSAIKQIYLGRTTLMKSKFYEPFGDPLDPNLFSETDIKKHAQSRKAVAHLYSMSFLVTYEGSADRCNVQLCAKLRDFARHRTAFDVPTWMQFYAHDVIGEITFGEPFGMMAKGQDEHGIADSIDETIAYASRMAVIPELHRWVSWFGRVAHLKTPFHNIQKYILEQIDSRSGSDSVGIDFLKKLLTLREDDKITQLDIEKTVGNNIMAGADTTAISLSAVIYSLLKNPGTETKLREDIDTLAAAGKLSNPVTFEQARHMPYLQACIKEALRVHPAVGRPLLRVVSPEGLTIAGQYFPGRFQGNSRYQCLVAHYNEDIFGRDATTFRPERWLESDKEKLSVMEQSLLAFGAGVRTCIGKNLSMLEMSKVIPELYRQFEFELSESEGAWMTWNNWFVKPAFECYVRLREGV; this is translated from the exons ATGAATGATGAACGCATCGTCCTGACGCAAGACAAAGGACAATCATACACAGCACAGCTTCTATACCTAATAGTCGCAGGATATATTGCTCACACTGTATACTATGCATATTGGGGTCCTACTGCTCGAATCCAAGGGCCATGGCTGGCGCGGTTCACCAGACTATGGGAGTTGTTGAAAGTGAGCAAGGGCCATTTCGAACAGGTCAACATAGATCTACACAAGAAATACG GCCCCATTGTTCGCATCTCACCTAACACGTTCAGTATCAGTGACCCATCTGCCATCAAGCAGATATATCTGGGGAGAACCACACTCATGAAGTCAAAGTTCTATGAACCATTCGGCGACCCATTGGATCCAAACTTATTCTCTGAGACCGACATTAAGAAGCACGCACAGAGTAGGAAGGCAGTGGCTCATCTTTACTCTATGTCGTTTTTGGTCACCTATGAAGGGTCTGCCGATCGTTGTAATGTGCAATTATGTGCGAAGCTTCGCGACTTCGCGCGACACAGGACAGCATTTGATGTCCCCACTTGGATGCAATTTTATGCCCATGATGTGATTGGAGAGATCACG TTCGGTGAGCCCTTCGGCATGATGGCAAAAGGCCAGGACGAGCACGGGATTGCGGACAGCATTGACGAAACCATAGCGTACGCCTCTCGGATGGCTGTTATTCCAGAACTACATAGATGGGTATCCTGGTTTGGAAGAGTTGCACACTTGAAAACTCCGTTCCATAATAtccagaagtatatattgGAGCAGATTGACTCGAGGTCAGGAAGCGATAGTGTTGGGATTGATTTTTTGAAAAAATTGCTCACACttagagaagatgataaAATCACGCAACTTGATATCGAGAAAACTGTGGGCAATAATATCATGGCCGGAGCTGACACTACTGCTATATCTCTAAGTGCGGTTATCTATAGCTTGCTCAAGAATCCAGGAACGGAGACAAAGCTGCGGGAGGATATTGATACTTTGGCTGCTGCAGGCAAGCTGTCAAATCCGGTTACCTTTGAACAAGCTCGGCATATGCCATATCTGCAGGCTTGTATCAAGGAAGCTCTAAGAGTGCATCCCGCCGTTGGTCGACCCTTGCTGCGCGTGGTGTCTCCTGAGGGATTGACTATAGCGGGCCAGTACTTTCCAGGTAGA TTTCAAGGCAATAGTAGGTATCAATGCCTGGTGGCTCACTACAACGAAGACATATTCGGGCGCGACGCCACGACGTTTCGACCGGAGCGATGGCTTGAGTCGGACAAAGAGAAGCTATCTGTTATGGAACAGAGTCTTTTAGCA TTTGGCGCCGGTGTCCGCACCTGTATAGGGAAGAATCTAAGCATGTTGGAGATGTCGAAGGTTATCCCTGAGTTGTACCGTCAGTTCGAGTTTGAACTTTCTGAGTCGGAAGGAGCATGGATGACGTGGAATAATTGGTTTGTGAAGCCCGCATTCGAATGTTACGTGAGATTGCGCGAGGGTGTTTAA